The DNA sequence CTGGGTGGCGCGTAGGTCGAGGCGCCGGGCCTGGGGATCGAGCACGGCTGCCGTCGCCGCCTGCGAGAGCCCGTGGCCCGGATTGGCCTGGGCCAGGCTGTTGACCCGGTTGTCCAGCCGATTCACTTGGAAGGCGAGCAGGCCGATGACGACGGCCGCGACGGCGGCGACCGCAGCCAGGCCCGCCGCCAGGCGTCGTCGGACCGTCCGCCGCGGTGGAGACAGCTCGGAGACAGGGGCGAGGCCCAGGTCCGGGGGCGCCTCTTCCAGGTTGGCTGCGATCCGATCCCAGAGCCGCTCCGGCGCCTGGGTCCCGACGTTGCCGAGCAGGGCGGCCACCTCCCGGTGCTCGGCGACCTCGGCCCGGCACCGCGGGCACTCGAGCAGGTGGAGCTCGATCGCCTCGGCCTCGGGTCCGTCGACGGCATCGAGGGCGTAGGACCCGAGCAGGGCTTCCAGC is a window from the Acidimicrobiales bacterium genome containing:
- a CDS encoding anti-sigma factor; translation: MSTPEGDVPRHLSHAELEALLGSYALDAVDGPEAEAIELHLLECPRCRAEVAEHREVAALLGNVGTQAPERLWDRIAANLEEAPPDLGLAPVSELSPPRRTVRRRLAAGLAAVAAVAAVVIGLLAFQVNRLDNRVNSLAQANPGHGLSQAATAAVLDPQARRLDLRATQGNQSVQGVVLPSGTGYLVRVDLRPLSSGQTYQLWAVTGTRQVSLGVLGADPQQAAFSLGSPSGGSTLVVTVEPFGGVTSTTNPAVVSGTLS